CTGGCCAGCGGGACGCACCGGTCGTACGACGTCTTCGCGCAGTGCGCGGAGTGCGGGCGGGCGTACTGGAAGGGCGCGCACCACGACCAGCTGGAGGCCATCGTGGAGCGCGCCCTGACCGACTTCCCTAGCCCTTCCTGACATCCGCCTTTCCGCAGGCGATGCCGTCCTTGTTCCGGTCCAGGCCCAGCGGGTCGTCCTTGCCGTTGACCTTCAGGCGGCCGTAGTCGTTCTTCTTCAGCCAGGTGCAGCGGGCCACCGCCGTCGCCTTGACCTCCTTCGGGAACGCCGTCGGGACGCAGACGTTGAGCGAGCCGTAGTGGCGGTCACAGCCGGAGACGGTCGGGCTGACCTTCTGTGAGGTGCGCTTCTTGCCCGGCCCGGTGACCTTGCCGGAGAGGTCGTCGGCGAAGGCGTGGACGTGGGCGGAGGCGTCCGTGGCGCTCAGCGCGGCGGGGCCTTGCAGGTGCACCCACTTGGCCACCGACGGCACCCCGTTGGCGTCCACCGCGAACAGCATGTACCAGCCGGGCGGCGCCAGGTTGGGGTTGCTCGTCACGTTCAGGTCGACGTTGTTGCCGTCCACCGCGAGCGGCAGGTCCACGAACCGCTGGTTGGGGTCGGAGGAGTGGGTGACCGCGGCCGGGCGGATCAACTCGGCCTTGGCGATGGGCCGGTCGACGGTGATGCGCTGGGTGTCGCCGTAGGTCCACTCGGTGTCGATGACCGAAGTGATCGAGGGACGCGGGCCCTTGAGGAGATAGGGCGGGGTGTAGATCGACACGTTGTGGTTCCAGGTGCCGTTGCCCGGGTTGTCGCCGGTCGCCATGACCCGGCCGTCGGGCAGCAGGAACGCCGAGGAGTGGTAGCCGCGCGCCTCGGGATCGGCGGCCACCGGGTCGAAGGTGCCCGTGTCCGGGTCGTAGAGCGAGGACTCGTGGACGGGGTTGGCCCGGTTGTGCAGACCGCCGCCCGTCTCCAGCACCTTGCCGTCGGGCAGCAGCACCGCGGAGACGTACATCTTACCCTGGTTGCCGGTCTGCGGCTGCGGTCCGTTGCCGAGGTCGACGGTGCCCTGCGGGAGCGGCGGCCCCGCGGTGTACGCCGGGTTGGGCTGCTTGAGGTCGATGACGTCGGTCAGCCGGTTGGCCTCCGGGTTGGAGTCGATGTTGCCGCCGCCGAGGGTGAGGACCTTCTGGTCCTGCGCCGGCGGCAGCAGCACGCTGGCGGACTGGTCACGCTCGTCCTTGTTCCGCAGGCCCGGCACCTGGGTGACGGTGTTGGCGCCGTAGTCGTAGATCGCGCTGCCGGTGCCCGGGATGTTGTTGCCGAAGACATGGCTGCCCGAGTAGAAGAGGCGGCCGTCCTGCATCAGGATCATCGACGGGTACAGGCCCCAGTACGACCAGGTCTGGTTGACCTTCCACAGCGGCTGCCACTGCTGCTCCGCCTGGGAGAACAGCTCGGCCGTCACCGAACCGGTCGAGTCCTCGCGCAGCCCGCCGAAGGAGATGACGTCACCGTTGCCGAGGACGGTCGCCGACGGGTACCAGTGGCCGTCGTTCATGTCGTTGGTCTTGCTGTACGTCTCGGTGACCGGGTCGAAGAGGTACGAGTCCTTGAACCCCTCGTAGCCGTGCCCGCCGACGACCGGGTACGCCTTGTTGCCGCTCATCACGAGCACGCGCCCGTCCTGGAGCTGGACGTGTCCGGCGCAGAACATGTCCTTCGGGGTGGGGATGACCTTGTACGTGCCCTTCAGGGGGTCGTAGACGGCCGAGGTGAAGGTCCCCGCATTGAACTGCTCCTCGCTGTTGCCGGAGCCCGCGATCAGCAGCACCTTGCCGTTGTTGAGGACGACGGAGTGCATGGAGCGCACCGGGTTCTGCGTGGGCAGCACGTCCCAGCGGCCGTTGGCGCACTGGTCGGCCGTGCCGGTGCACTGCGTCGGCGGGAGCGGGTCGGCGACCTGTTCCATGGTGTAGTCGTCGGTGGTCGCGGAGCCGGTGCCGTAGACGGAGACGCCCCAGGTGATCCGGTCGGTGCCGGTGGGGACCTCGGGGGTGCGGACGCTCGCCTGCGTCCAACTGCCCGCCATCTCAAGAGTCTTCAGATCCGTCCAGTACTGCCACCCGGCGGTGGTGTCGTGCCGGAAGAGGGTGACGGAGGCGTCCGGGGTCGTCGACTTGTACCAGAGGCCCAGGTCGTACTGCTTGCCCGGCGTCACCACCGGCGCACACTCGGCCGACTCGGTGATCAGGGCCTTGCGGTCACCCTCGACGCGGCGGGTGAGCGCGACCTTCATGGCCTTGGATCCGGAGTGGGCGTCACCCACCGTGCTGAAGGTGAAGTCGTTGTCCCCCCAGCCCGACTTCTCCCAGCAGTACGGCATGTCGGCGCCGCCCGCGGTCTCGAAGCCGGGGTTCTTGATCAGGTTGGCGGCGGATGCGGGCTGCGGGGTGGAGAGGAGGAGACCTGCCGTGAGGGCGGTCACCCCCAACAGGGCCTGTCTGCGGCGGTTGTTCATGTGGTGCGGCTCCTACGGCGTGGGAGATAGACCAGCGCTTCGGTCCCGACGAAGCGCAGGACGAACGTGAAGACGAGGGCCAGGGCCGTGGCGGGCAGCGCCGCCAGCCCGAAGCGCGTGACCAGCAGCGCGATCAGCGGAATCCGCAGCACCAGGTCGGCGTTGGCGAGCAGCGCGAACCGGACCGTGCGGTCGGCCCAGTGCCGGTGGCGGCGCCGGTCGCGGAAGAGCACCTTCTCGATGAGGAGGAAGTTCCAGGCCACCCCGAACTGGTTGGCGACGATCTCGGCGGGGAGATAGTGCAGGCCCGCCTGGGTGAGCGCCCACAGGGCGGCCAGGTTGGGCACGAACCCGGTGAGCCCGATCAGCCCGAACACCACCATCCGGGCCAGCGGGGTCGCCGTGCGCAGTCCGGCGAGGTGCCGCAGGAAGCGGCGCCCCTCCTCGGCGGTGGACTTGGACTCGCCCGCGAACCGCTCCTGGAACACGAACGGCACCTCGGTGACCGCGCGCGGCCGACTCCGCACCGCCAGTTCCAGCAGGATCTTGTAGCCGAGCGGCTTCAGCGCCTCCGCCGCGATGTCGCTGCGCCGGATCGCGAAGAAGCCGCTCATCGGATCGCTGATGCCGTGCAGTCTGCGGGGAAAGAGGGACTTGGTCAGCCAGGTCGCCCCGCGGGAGACGGCCACGCGGTAACTGCCCGCGAGCCCGGCCCGGCTGCCGCCCTTGATGTAGCGGGAGGCGACGACAAGCCCGGCGTTCGCCCGCTGTCCCGTCGCCACCAACTCCGGTACCAGGGACGGCGGATGCTGGCAGTCGCCGTCCATCACGACGATCCAGTCCGACCCCGCCGCCTTCATCCCCTCCACGACCGCTCCGCCGAGCCCGCCGACCGGCTCGTCCCGGTGCAGGACGGTCACCGGGAAGGGGCAGTCCTTCGCGGCCTCGCGGATCACCTCGGGGGTGTCGTCGGTGGAGTCGTCCACGAAGACCACCTCGCAGGGCAGCCGCCCGGGCACCGACTCGGTGATCTGGTGCAGGAGTTGACGGATGTTCGCCGACTCGTTGTACGTCGGTACGACGACGGTGACGGCGGCCGGTTCGGGAACCTCGACGGCCTCGATGTCCGGGACGGGTGCGGTGTACTCCTGGCTCATCGGACGCCTCCAGGGGCGGTCTGGATCTGCCGGATCTCGATCCGGTCCGCGCCGGTGCCAAAGACGGCGACCGGCGTGGAGTGCTGGACGGCGGCCCTGACGTTGGGCAGGTCGACCGCGTCGCGCCGTACGGTCGGCGAGGCCACGACGTAGTCGAGGTCCCTCCAGCCGTGCGGCATCGTCTTCGTGACCGCCGGGTCGAGGTCGGCCTTGTAGAACCAGATGGCGCCGAGCCCGGGCCGGTACCCGGAGTGCACCAGGTCCAGCCAGAGCGCGTCGTCGACGAGTACCCGCGTCTTCTCGGGCCTGGCCACCTCGGTCGCCAGCCAGGTCGCGGCGGCCCGGTAGGGGGCGTTGGCGTCGGCGGTGAGGGCGGTGCGGTCACCGTCGTACCAGTGGGGCACGACGTACACGCAGGCGGCCACGGCGAGCACGACGGCGATGCCGTAACGGCCCACCCAGCGCATCCTGTTGAGCACTGCGTGGGCGATCGAGGCGGTGCCCCCGGCGAGGACGAGGGCGAGGAAGGGCAGTGCCTGGATGATGTACATGGCGGGCAGATAGCCGCTGGGGCGCAGCGCGACCAGGGCGAGGATGCCCACGGCCAGCGCGGGCCCGGCGAGCGCGCGGGCGGTGACGGACCAGCGCCAGGTGGCCAGGAGCAGGAGCGCGCCCGCGAGTCCGCCGAGGGGCAGGACCCGGTCGTAGTAGAGCCAGGACGTGAGCACTCCGTGCGAGCCGGAGCCGGCGTCGAGGATGAAGCCCGAACCGGGCCTGGTCATCTGGTACTTGACCCCGTCCCACAGCGAGACATGCCCGCTGCCGGGGAGCAACTCGCCCTTCAGGAGGGCGAACAGGGGGTACGACAGGCCGATCAGCGCGCAGGCGGTGATCGCGCCGGTCAGGGCGAACTTGCGGGTCTCGCGGTGGCTGTGCCGCCACATGGTGACGAAGACCGCGGGGAGGACGAAGAGCATCGTCTCCTTGGTCAGCACGGCCGTCGCCGCCGCGATGCCCGCGCCGAAGTGGTGCCACAGATGACGGCTCGGGGAGGCGGCGAGGGTGAACGCCAGCAGGGTCCACATCACCGCGAGGTTGTCGAGGAAGATCTCGCGCTGGAGGACGACGGAGAGCGGCGAGAGCCCGAACAGGGTCATGCCGAGCCCGGCGGCCCAGCGGGGCAGGGACAGCCGGCGCCCGAGGACGTACACGAGGACCGCGCTGATGCCGCTGATCAGCAGCATCATGACGCGCATCGAGCCGACGGTCATCGAGTCGGGGCTCAGCAGCTTCGGTATCCAGGTGAGCAGGGCGAGCTGGATCCAGCCGAGCGGCGGGTGGTCGTACCAGTAGGTGTAATGGGCGAGGCCCTTGCCCTCCTGGACGGCCCAGGCCTGGGCGAGGTAGGTGCCCTCGTCGTCGCTGAGGGTCGGGTAGTCGGCGATGTTCCAGCCCTGGACGACGAGGATCGCGACGAGGAGGACACCGCAGAGGACGAGGTCGGGGCGCTTGGAC
This DNA window, taken from Streptomyces sp. NBC_00663, encodes the following:
- a CDS encoding galactose oxidase-like domain-containing protein, whose product is MNNRRRQALLGVTALTAGLLLSTPQPASAANLIKNPGFETAGGADMPYCWEKSGWGDNDFTFSTVGDAHSGSKAMKVALTRRVEGDRKALITESAECAPVVTPGKQYDLGLWYKSTTPDASVTLFRHDTTAGWQYWTDLKTLEMAGSWTQASVRTPEVPTGTDRITWGVSVYGTGSATTDDYTMEQVADPLPPTQCTGTADQCANGRWDVLPTQNPVRSMHSVVLNNGKVLLIAGSGNSEEQFNAGTFTSAVYDPLKGTYKVIPTPKDMFCAGHVQLQDGRVLVMSGNKAYPVVGGHGYEGFKDSYLFDPVTETYSKTNDMNDGHWYPSATVLGNGDVISFGGLREDSTGSVTAELFSQAEQQWQPLWKVNQTWSYWGLYPSMILMQDGRLFYSGSHVFGNNIPGTGSAIYDYGANTVTQVPGLRNKDERDQSASVLLPPAQDQKVLTLGGGNIDSNPEANRLTDVIDLKQPNPAYTAGPPLPQGTVDLGNGPQPQTGNQGKMYVSAVLLPDGKVLETGGGLHNRANPVHESSLYDPDTGTFDPVAADPEARGYHSSAFLLPDGRVMATGDNPGNGTWNHNVSIYTPPYLLKGPRPSITSVIDTEWTYGDTQRITVDRPIAKAELIRPAAVTHSSDPNQRFVDLPLAVDGNNVDLNVTSNPNLAPPGWYMLFAVDANGVPSVAKWVHLQGPAALSATDASAHVHAFADDLSGKVTGPGKKRTSQKVSPTVSGCDRHYGSLNVCVPTAFPKEVKATAVARCTWLKKNDYGRLKVNGKDDPLGLDRNKDGIACGKADVRKG
- a CDS encoding glycosyltransferase family 2 protein; the protein is MSQEYTAPVPDIEAVEVPEPAAVTVVVPTYNESANIRQLLHQITESVPGRLPCEVVFVDDSTDDTPEVIREAAKDCPFPVTVLHRDEPVGGLGGAVVEGMKAAGSDWIVVMDGDCQHPPSLVPELVATGQRANAGLVVASRYIKGGSRAGLAGSYRVAVSRGATWLTKSLFPRRLHGISDPMSGFFAIRRSDIAAEALKPLGYKILLELAVRSRPRAVTEVPFVFQERFAGESKSTAEEGRRFLRHLAGLRTATPLARMVVFGLIGLTGFVPNLAALWALTQAGLHYLPAEIVANQFGVAWNFLLIEKVLFRDRRRHRHWADRTVRFALLANADLVLRIPLIALLVTRFGLAALPATALALVFTFVLRFVGTEALVYLPRRRSRTT
- a CDS encoding ArnT family glycosyltransferase, which translates into the protein MTSTLPAVTAPKVPAQRRPAPEARSTNRTAPSKRPDLVLCGVLLVAILVVQGWNIADYPTLSDDEGTYLAQAWAVQEGKGLAHYTYWYDHPPLGWIQLALLTWIPKLLSPDSMTVGSMRVMMLLISGISAVLVYVLGRRLSLPRWAAGLGMTLFGLSPLSVVLQREIFLDNLAVMWTLLAFTLAASPSRHLWHHFGAGIAAATAVLTKETMLFVLPAVFVTMWRHSHRETRKFALTGAITACALIGLSYPLFALLKGELLPGSGHVSLWDGVKYQMTRPGSGFILDAGSGSHGVLTSWLYYDRVLPLGGLAGALLLLATWRWSVTARALAGPALAVGILALVALRPSGYLPAMYIIQALPFLALVLAGGTASIAHAVLNRMRWVGRYGIAVVLAVAACVYVVPHWYDGDRTALTADANAPYRAAATWLATEVARPEKTRVLVDDALWLDLVHSGYRPGLGAIWFYKADLDPAVTKTMPHGWRDLDYVVASPTVRRDAVDLPNVRAAVQHSTPVAVFGTGADRIEIRQIQTAPGGVR